One part of the Prunus persica cultivar Lovell chromosome G5, Prunus_persica_NCBIv2, whole genome shotgun sequence genome encodes these proteins:
- the LOC18775690 gene encoding uncharacterized protein LOC18775690 encodes MGGCDVDGNLNQENFSAPMPWIGIYVAAASLACLIAMAADVVHGFRHWKLWFPSKFFSINATSLTLIGVAVKLSVDLNTAMPSRQDQLAKLSSSVLICTVMGNSMPSLGSMENKEIMMNIIAFGILVITLIVNICIQLATGAIFVFFKEHAFIMFIMLILLIMMNFSALTIPVSKRYLEHKYNKRYQLALKEGINEIDKRVASKLKEHLMKHWMMAHTSSPQFVMGRSATCTASGAICLLSTMILAEAMLRTYLMPWSFTFCSGESDYKWSTTLVLATQTIAVAVGTIGPASRWFIAINFRCAKRGNATYKGEFIVEKYWTQRLRELKEYPLSLIRIKNRHCRKLAHETRNKFLDLCIGMQTGNVIMSKAIRLISIFLVSRILLCCDFCKQWKKFKFNTVFNDSGPESQPNQKLDLSCYVLHLEGEDALVEHMMRSNCDATDHWFQRGKKREPKYIVKLLEKSTFSQGFKGVLDFDSEKVPCLDLEEPPNSWALPVVTLTSIALALPNISSCSIKELICGVHEGIMYINFIENFLDSKEDVTNIRKTADMVWLGVDLYHTWLDVDLRKLSLHGKSSKEILEGLAETAKFIFEESKKKQMITNVCLRETPSKWPVKELAANSMYRISETLLLNYEGSLNRTGERLFEALTVMISDILAACLTNIKQVIKRKCLNSTIEEREESVRHAVYILGKTENILNILDQRIPPSMDPHQISSIDEWRLLHKMESPLAFPSSSPSEGDTASSVSSDFYVIIE; translated from the coding sequence ATGGGTGGCTGCGACGTTGATGGGAACCTGAACCAGGAAAATTTTAGTGCTCCTATGCCTTGGATTGGCATCTATGTAGCAGCAGCATCCTTGGCCTGCCTAATTGCAATGGCTGCAGATGTCGTCCACGGCTTTCGACACTGGAAACTCTGGTTCCCTAGCAAGTTCTTCTCCATCAATGCCACTTCTTTGACCTTGATAGGCGTAGCAGTTAAATTGTCAGTGGATCTAAACACTGCGATGCCTAGCCGGCAGGATCAGCTCGCCAAGCTTAGCAGTTCTGTCTTGATCTGCACGGTGATGGGTAACTCTATGCCTTCTCTTGGATccatggaaaacaaagaaatcatGATGAATATAATTGCTTTTGGAATACTGGTTATTACCCTTATCGTGAATATCTGCATTCAGCTAGCTACTGGTGcaatctttgttttcttcaaggaGCATGCTTTCATCATGTTCATCATGCTTATTTTACTTATCATGATGAATTTCTCTGCTTTAACTATTCCCGTATCTAAACGTTATTTAGAACACAAGTACAATAAAAGGTACCAATTAGCTCTGAAAGAAGGCATAAATGAAATTGATAAAAGAGTGGCTAGCAAACTTAAAGAACATCTGATGAAACATTGGATGATGGCTCATACCTCTAGTCCCCAGTTTGTGATGGGGCGCTCAGCGACGTGCACAGCTTCTGGAGCAATCTGTCTTTTGAGTACCATGATTTTAGCAGAAGCCATGCTTCGGACTTACTTGATGCCCTGGTCATTTACGTTTTGCAGCGGTGAGTCTGACTACAAGTGGTCAACCACTTTGGTTCTTGCTACACAAACAATTGCAGTAGCAGTTGGTACAATTGGTCCTGCATCTAGATGGTTCATCGCCATAAATTTCAGGTGTGCAAAAAGAGGAAACGCCACCTACAAAGGAGAATTCATAGTGGAGAAGTACTGGACACAGAGACTGAGAGAGTTGAAAGAGTACCCATTATCCTTAATAAGAATCAAAAATAGGCACTGCCGGAAACTTGCTCATGagacaagaaacaaatttttggATTTGTGTATTGGAATGCAGACAGGGAATGTCATAATGAGTAAAGCAATTCGGctcatttccattttcttggTAAGCAGGATCTTGTTATGCTGCGACTTCTGCAAACAGTGGAAGAAGTTCAAATTCAACACTGTTTTTAACGACTCAGGGCCAGAGTCACAGCCAAATCAAAAGCTTGATCTTAGCTGTTATGTTCTGCATCTTGAAGGTGAGGATGCATTGGTTGAGCACATGATGAGAAGTAATTGTGATGCTACTGATCATTGGTTTCAGAGGGGAAAGAAACGAGAGCCTAAATATATCGTTAAACTGTTGGAGAAATCAACCTTTTCACAAGGATTCAAAGGAGTATTAGATTTTGACAGTGAAAAAGTTCCCTGTCTAGACTTGGAAGAACCACCAAACAGTTGGGCTCTACCTGTTGTAACACTAACTAGTATTGCTCTTGCACTTCCAAACATCAGCAGTTGTTCAATAAAAGAGTTGATATGTGGTGTCCATGAAGGGATCATGTacataaattttattgaaaatttcctGGATTCTAAAGAGGATGTTACCAACATCAGAAAGACAGCAGATATGGTGTGGCTAGGAGTTGATCTCTACCATACATGGCTGGATGTGGATCTCCGTAAACTGTCACTTCATGGAAAGAGCTCAAAGGAGATACTTGAAGGACTTGCTGAAACTGcaaaattcatatttgaagAATCTAAAAAGAAGCAAATGATTACGAATGTATGTTTAAGAGAAACCCCTTCAAAATGGCCTGTCAAGGAATTGGCTGCTAATTCCATGTATAGGATAAGTGAAACTCTTCTGCTAAATTATGAAGGCAGCCTCAACCGGACAGGTGAGAGATTATTTGAGGCATTGACTGTCATGATATCTGACATACTGGCTGCTTGTCTCACGAATATTAAGCAAGTTATAAAGAGGAAGTGTTTGAACAGCACCATTGAAGAGAGGGAGGAAAGTGTGAGGCATGCCGTTTACATTCTCGGTAAAACTGAAAACATTCTGAATATTCTAGACCAGAGAATTCCCCCAAGTATGGACCCTCACCAGATTTCAAGCATTGATGAGTGGCGTTTGTTGCACAAGATGGAGAGCCCTTTGGCCTTCCCTTCTTCGTCTCCATCAGAGGGTGACACAGCCTCTTCTGTTTCAAGTGACTTCTACGTGATCATTGAATAG
- the LOC18775761 gene encoding uncharacterized protein LOC18775761 codes for MGGCDVDGNLNQENFSAPMPWIGIYVAAASLACLIAMAADVVHGFRHWKLWFPSQFFSINATTLTLIGVAVKLSVDLNTAMPSRQDQLAKLSSSVLICTVMGNSMPSLGSMENKEIMMNIIAFGILVITLIVNICIQLATGAIFVFCKEHVFIMFIMLVLLIMMNFSALTIPVSKRYLEHKYTKRYQLALKEGINETGKRVASKLKECLMKHWMMAHTSSPQFVMGRSATCTASGAICLLSTMILAEAMLRTYLMPWSFTFCRGESDYKWSTTLVLATQTIAVAVGTIGPASRWFIAVNFRCAKRGNTTYKGEFRVEKYWTQRLIELKECPLSFIRIKNRHCRKLAHDTRNKFLDLCIGMQTGNVIMSKAIRLISIFLVSRILLCCDFCKQWKKKFKFNTVFNDSGPESQPNQKFDLSCYVLHLEGEDALVEHMMRSNCDATDHWFQRGKKREPKYIVKLLEKSTFSQGFKGVLDFDSEKVPCLDLEEPPNSWALPVVTLTSIALALPNISSCSIKELICGVHEGIMYINFIENFLDSKEDVTNIRKTADMVWLGVDLYHTWLDVDLRKLSLHGKSSKEILEGLAETAKFIFEESKKKQMITNVCLRDTPSKWPVKELAANSMYRISETLLLNYEGSLNRTGERLFEALTVMISDILAACLTNIKQVIKRKCLNSTIEEREESVRHAVYILGKTENILNILDQRIPPSMDPHQISSIDEWRLLHKMESPLALPSSSPSQGDTASSVSSDFYVTIE; via the coding sequence ATGGGTGGCTGCGACGTTGATGGGAACCTGAACCAGGAAAATTTTAGTGCTCCTATGCCTTGGATTGGCATCTATGTAGCAGCAGCATCCCTGGCCTGCCTAATTGCAATGGCTGCAGATGTCGTCCACGGCTTTCGACACTGGAAACTCTGGTTCCCTAGCCAGTTCTTCTCCATCAATGCCACTACTTTGACCTTGATAGGCGTAGCAGTTAAATTGTCAGTGGATCTAAACACTGCGATGCCTAGCCGCCAGGATCAGCTCGCCAAGCTTAGCAGTTCTGTCTTGATCTGCACGGTAATGGGCAACTCTATGCCTTCTCTTGGATccatggaaaacaaagaaatcatGATGAATATAATTGCTTTTGGAATACTGGTTATTACCCTTATCGTGAATATCTGCATTCAGCTAGCTACTGGTGCAATCTTTGTTTTCTGCAAGGAGCATGTTTTCATCATGTTCATCATGCTTGTTTTACTTATCATGATGAATTTCTCTGCTTTAACTATTCCCGTATCTAAACGTTATTTAGAACACAAGTACACTAAAAGGTACCAATTAGCTCTGAAAGAAGGCATAAATGAAACTGGTAAAAGAGTGGCTAGCAAACTTAAAGAATGTCTGATGAAACATTGGATGATGGCTCATACATCTAGTCCCCAGTTTGTGATGGGGCGCTCAGCGACGTGCACAGCTTCTGGAGCAATCTGTCTTCTGAGTACCATGATTTTAGCAGAAGCCATGCTTCGGACTTACTTGATGCCCTGGTCATTTACGTTTTGCCGCGGTGAGTCTGACTACAAGTGGTCAACCACTTTGGTTCTTGCTACACAAACAATTGCAGTAGCAGTTGGCACAATTGGTCCTGCATCTAGATGGTTCATCGCCGTAAATTTCAGGTGTGCAAAAAGAGGAAACACCACCTATAAAGGAGAATTCAGAGTAGAAAAGTACTGGACACAGAGACTGATAGAGTTGAAAGAGTGCCCATTATCTTTCATAAGAATCAAAAATAGGCACTGCCGGAAACTTGCTCATGacacaagaaacaaatttttggATTTGTGTATTGGAATGCAGACAGGGAATGTCATAATGAGTAAAGCAATTCGGctcatttccattttcttggTAAGCAGGATCTTGTTATGCTGCGACTTCTGCAAACAGTGGAAGAAGAAGTTCAAATTCAACACTGTTTTTAACGACTCAGGGCCAGAGTCACAGCCAAATCAAAAGTTTGATCTTAGCTGTTATGTTCTGCATCTTGAAGGTGAGGATGCATTGGTTGAGCACATGATGAGAAGTAATTGTGATGCTACTGATCATTGGTTTCAGAGGGGAAAGAAACGAGAGCCTAAATATATCGTTAAACTGTTGGAGAAATCAACCTTTTCACAAGGATTCAAAGGAGTATTAGATTTTGACAGTGAAAAAGTTCCCTGTCTAGACTTGGAAGAACCACCAAACAGTTGGGCTCTACCTGTTGTAACACTAACTAGTATTGCTCTTGCACTTCCAAACATCAGCAGTTGTTCAATAAAAGAGTTGATATGTGGTGTCCATGAAGGGATCATGTacataaattttattgaaaatttcctGGATTCTAAAGAGGATGTTACCAACATCAGAAAGACAGCAGATATGGTGTGGCTAGGAGTTGATCTCTACCATACATGGCTGGATGTGGATCTCCGTAAACTGTCACTTCATGGAAAGAGCTCAAAGGAGATACTTGAAGGACTTGCTGAAACTGcaaaattcatatttgaagAATCTAAAAAGAAGCAAATGATTACGAATGTATGTTTAAGAGATACCCCTTCAAAATGGCCTGTCAAGGAATTGGCTGCTAATTCCATGTATAGGATAAGTGAAACTCTTCTGCTAAATTATGAAGGCAGCCTCAACCGGACAGGTGAGAGATTATTTGAGGCATTGACTGTCATGATATCTGACATACTGGCTGCTTGTCTCACGAATATTAAGCAAGTTATAAAGAGGAAGTGTTTGAACAGCACCATTGAAGAGAGGGAGGAAAGTGTGAGGCATGCCGTTTACATTCTCGGTAAAACTGAAAACATTCTGAATATTCTAGACCAGAGAATTCCCCCAAGTATGGATCCTCACCAGATTTCAAGCATTGATGAGTGGCGTTTGTTGCACAAGATGGAGAGCCCCTTGGCCCTCCCTTCTTCGTCTCCATCACAGGGTGACACAGCCTCTTCTGTTTCAAGTGACTTCTACGTGACCATTGAATAG
- the LOC109949278 gene encoding uncharacterized protein LOC109949278, whose amino-acid sequence MGIMGSSFSFILGSVFGIYVAQNYNVPNIQKLSTTGLLIAKHIEETYRKPKKRDDENQNQ is encoded by the coding sequence ATGGGCATAATGGGAAGCAGCTTCTCGTTTATATTGGGCTCAGTGTTCGGCATCTACGTTGCCCAAAACTACAACGTCCCCAACATCCAGAAGCTCTCCACCACGGGCCTCTTGATCGCCAAGCACATCGAAGAGACTTACCGGAAGCCTAAGAAGAGGGACGACGAGAACCAGAACCAGTAG
- the LOC109949333 gene encoding uncharacterized protein LOC109949333, translated as MGIMGSCFSFILGSVFGIYVAQNYNIPNIQKLSTKGLLIAKHIEETYWKLKKRDDENQN; from the coding sequence ATGGGCATAATGGGAAGCTGCTTCTCGTTTATATTGGGCTCAGTGTTCGGCATCTACGTTGCCCAAAACTACAACATCCCCAACATCCAGAAGCTCTCCACTAAGGGCCTCTTGATCGCCAAGCACATCGAAGAGACTTACTGGAAGCTTAAGAAGAGAGACGACGAGAACCAGAACTAG
- the LOC18777889 gene encoding uncharacterized protein LOC18777889, which yields MNGLLHEEKFSTPMPWIGMYVAAASFACLIAMAADIILGFRHHKLWFPCKFFSINATSLTLIGVAMKLSVDLNTPMPNRHDQLAKLSSSVLICTAMGNSMPSLGAMENEEMFMNVIALGILVITLIVNICIQLATGAIFVFWKEHASIMFIMLVLLLMLIFSALSVPTTKSYLEKGYKKRYQLSHEECKNASFRREVYRLKETLTKLWVMAHTSSPQFVMGRSVTCTASGAFCLFGAMILAEAMLRTYLMPWSIKFCTGESDYKLTTALILFTQTIAVGVGTIAPAFRWFMAINFKCPIRGNMSCKKEFEIERYWIQGLMDLQKCPLNFRIQNRHCRKLAHQARNKLLDLCIAMQKGIVLLSKVIRFISIFFVSRLFLLHDIFKQWKIKKFEFDTGPELQQNQRQDLSDYVLYLQGEDALVHFMMNTNCDATNHWIQKGKKEEPKYLIKLLENSTASQGFKGVAEFDSDQVPSLDCEEPPNCWALPVVTLTSIAVALPNISSGSMKNLIHGVNEGLTYMSLIEKQLDSKGDLANIRKAADIVWLKVDLYHTWLDVDLGKVSLQGKSPKETLEGLSETAKSIFEESKKKQISKKNCLRDSPSKWSIKELAAHSMYRVCQTLLLNCEDSSRNETDERLFEALVVMISDIMGACITNLPQSVAIRCLNSKIEEREESVRDAVYILGKTEKIFSIVDKGIPSSLDQHQMENIDEWRLLHKPKIPLVACTSFLISESDKASSAGTSDHFYLTMD from the coding sequence ATGAATGGTCTCCTGCATGAGGAGAAGTTTAGTACACCAATGCCTTGGATTGGCATGTATGTAGCAGCAGCATCCTTTGCCTGCCTAATTGCAATGGCAGCAGATATAATCCTCGGCTTCCGGCACCATAAACTCTGGTTCCCTTGCAAGTTCTTCTCCATCAATGCCACTTCTCTGACCTTGATAGGTGTGGCAATGAAATTGTCAGTGGATCTAAACACTCCCATGCCCAACCGCCACGATCAGCTCGCAAAGCTCAGCAGCTCTGTCTTGATCTGCACAGCAATGGGAAACTCCATGCCTTCTCTTGGAGCCATGGAGAATGAAGAGATGTTCATGAATGTAATTGCTTTGGGAATTTTAGTCATTACCCTTATTGTCAACATCTGCATCCAATTAGCCACTGGAGCAATCTTTGTGTTCTGGAAGGAGCATGCTTCAATTATGTTCATCATGCTTGTTTTGCTCCTCATGTTGATTTTTTCTGCTTTATCTGTTCCTACCACCAAAAGTTATTTAGAAAAAGGGTACAAGAAAAGGTACCAGTTGTCCCATGAAGAATGCAAAAATGCAAGTTTCAGAAGAGAGGTCTACAGACTCAAGGAGACATTGACTAAACTCTGGGTGATGGCTCACACCTCTAGCCCCCAATTTGTGATGGGCCGTTCGGTGACATGCACTGCTTCTGGAGCTTTCTGTCTTTTTGGTGCCATGATTTTGGCAGAAGCCATGCTTAGAACATACTTGATGCCCTGGTCGATAAAGTTTTGCACCGGCGAATCAGACTACAAATTGACAACCGCTTTGATCCTATTTACACAGACTATTGCAGTAGGAGTTGGTACCATTGCTCCAGCATTTAGATGGTTCATGGCGATAAATTTCAAGTGCCCGATAAGAGGAAACATGAGCTGcaaaaaggaatttgaaattgaaaggtACTGGATTCAGGGACTGATGGACTTGCAGAAGTGTCCATTAAACTTTAGAATCCAAAACAGGCACTGCAGGAAACTTGCTCATCAAGCAAGGAACAAGCTCTTGGACTTATGTATTGCAATGCAGAAGGGGATTGTCCTATTGAGTAAAGTGATCCGAttcatttccattttctttgtaaGTCGGCTCTTTTTACTCCACGACATCTTCAAACAGTGGAAGATCAAGAAGTTTGAATTCGACACTGGACCAGAGTTACAGCAAAACCAAAGGCAAGATCTTAGCGATTACGTTTTGTATCTTCAAGGTGAGGATGCATTGGTTCATTTCATGATGAATACAAATTGCGATGCTACTAATCATTGGATtcagaaaggaaagaaagaagagccCAAATATCTCATCAAGCTCTTGGAGAACTCAACAGCCTCACAAGGATTCAAAGGAGTGGCAGAGTTTGACAGTGACCAAGTTCCCTCTCTAGACTGTGAAGAGCCTCCAAATTGTTGGGCTCTTCCTGTTGTGACACTAACAAGTATTGCTGTTGCACTTCCAAACATCAGCAGTGGTTCAATGAAAAATCTGATACACGGCGTAAACGAGGGGCTCACGTACATGAGTCTCATTGAGAAGCAGCTGGATAGCAAAGGAGATCTTGCCAACATCAGAAAGGCAGCAGATATTGTGTGGCTAAAAGTTGATCTATATCACACATGGCTAGATGTGGATCTTGGGAAAGTGTCACTTCAGGGAAAGAGCCCAAAGGAAACACTTGAAGGACTTTCAGAAACAGCAAAATCCATATTTGAAGAATCTAAAAAGAAGcaaattagtaaaaaaaattgcttaaGAGATAGCCCCTCAAAATGGTCAATCAAGGAATTGGCTGCTCATTCCATGTACAGAGTATGCCAAACCCTTCTGCTAAATTGTGAAGACAGCAGCAGAAACGAGACAGATGAAAGATTATTTGAGGCCTTGGTTGTCATGATCTCTGACATAATGGGTGCATGTATCACTAATTTACCGCAATCTGTGGCCATCAGGTGTCTCAACAGCAAAATCGAAGAGAGGGAGGAAAGTGTGAGGGATGCAGTTTACATTCTTGGTAAAACTGAGAAGATTTTTAGCATTGTGGACAAGGGAATTCCTTCAAGTTTGGATCAACACCAAATGGAAAACATTGATGAGTGGCGTTTGTTACACAAACCCAAGATCCCTTTGGTGGCCTGCACTTCATTTCTAATATCAGAGAGTGACAAAGCCTCTTCTGCAGGTACAAGTGATCATTTCTACCTTACCATGGACTGA
- the LOC18777161 gene encoding uncharacterized protein LOC18777161 codes for MELQKCPLNFRIQNRHCRKLAHQARNKLLDLCIAMQKGIVLLSKWKIKKFEFDTGPELQQNQRQGLSDYVLYLQGEDALVHFMMNTNCDATNHWIHKGKKEEPKYLIKLLENSTASQVFKGVAEFDSDQVPSLDCEEPPNCWALPVVTLTSIAVALPNISSGSMKNLIHGVNKGLTYMNLIEKQLDSKRDLANIIKAADIVWLKADLYHTWLDVDLGKVSLQGKSPKETLEGLSEIAKSIFE; via the exons ATGGAGTTGCAGAAGTGTCCATTAAACTTTAGGATCCAGAACAGGCACTGCAGGAAACTTGCTCATCAAGCAAGGAACAAGCTCTTGGACTTATGTATTGCAATGCAGAAGGGGATTGTCCTATTGAGTAAA TGGAAGATCAAGAAGTTTGAATTCGACACTGGACCAGAGTTACAACAAAACCAAAGGCAAGGTCTTAGCGATTACGTTTTGTATCTTCAAGGTGAGGATGCATTGGTTCATTTCATGATGAATACAAATTGCGATGCTACTAATCATTGGATTcataaaggaaagaaagaagagccCAAATATCTTATCAAGCTCTTGGAGAACTCAACAGCCTCACAAGTATTCAAAGGAGTGGCAGAGTTTGACAGTGACCAAGTTCCCTCTCTAGACTGTGAAGAGCCTCCAAATTGTTGGGCTCTTCCTGTTGTGACACTAACAAGTATTGCTGTTGCACTTCCAAACATCAGCAGTGGTTCAATGAAAAATCTGATACACGGCGTAAACAAGGGGCTCACGTACATGAATCTCATTGAGAAGCAGCTGGATAGCAAAAGAGATCTTGCCAACATCATAAAGGCAGCAGATATTGTGTGGCTAAAAGCTGATCTATATCACACATGGCTAGATGTAGATCTTGGGAAAGTGTCACTTCAGGGAAAGAGCCCAAAGGAAACACTTGAAGGACTTTCAGAAATAGCAAaatccatatttgaataa